The Streptomyces sp. NBC_01244 genome contains a region encoding:
- a CDS encoding helix-turn-helix transcriptional regulator, with amino-acid sequence MPTDMLSEERTASRTTLALAVHATDSITARGVEQYFRAFEDIEVQEPGREMDAEVLLVIAGEVTDEVIDRMGWVAQRSRVGGMRIVLVASDIDDWKLVRAFDHGLVCFMMRSTATLAEVRDTVLASRAGRTELPGSIIRSLIDRMQSAQQGVFAPCGPDSAPDAFSPREIDVLRLLADGWDTVEVACRLNYSERTIKSVITHMMSRLGLRNRSHAIAHAIRSGVL; translated from the coding sequence ATGCCGACCGACATGCTGAGCGAGGAGAGAACGGCGTCCCGGACGACGCTCGCCCTCGCGGTGCACGCCACGGACAGCATCACGGCCAGGGGTGTGGAGCAGTACTTCCGCGCCTTCGAGGACATCGAAGTCCAGGAACCCGGCCGCGAGATGGACGCCGAGGTCCTGCTCGTGATCGCCGGTGAGGTGACGGACGAGGTCATCGACCGGATGGGCTGGGTGGCACAGCGGTCGAGGGTGGGAGGGATGCGGATCGTCCTCGTCGCCAGCGACATCGACGACTGGAAACTCGTCCGGGCCTTCGACCACGGCCTCGTCTGCTTCATGATGCGCAGCACCGCCACCCTGGCCGAGGTGCGGGACACCGTGCTCGCGAGCAGGGCGGGGAGGACGGAACTGCCGGGCAGCATCATCCGCTCCCTCATCGACCGGATGCAGTCGGCACAGCAGGGTGTCTTCGCGCCGTGCGGACCCGACTCGGCCCCCGACGCGTTCTCCCCGCGCGAGATCGACGTACTGCGGCTCCTCGCCGACGGATGGGACACGGTGGAGGTGGCCTGCCGGCTCAACTACTCCGAGCGGACCATCAAGAGCGTGATCACCCACATGATGAGCCGACTGGGTCTGCGCAACCGGTCGCACGCCATCGCCCACGCCATCAGGTCCGGAGTCCTGTAA
- a CDS encoding DeoR/GlpR family DNA-binding transcription regulator, with protein MRSEERHQKLLTLARREGRIEVAGMAADFGVAPETIRRDLSELERRGLVRRTHGGAYPVESAGFETDLARRVTLHVENKRRIAAEGVRLLGGAETVFVDEGYTPQILASLLPTDRLLTVVTASLSTAAAIADSPNTTVLLLGGRVRARTLATVGSWAAAMLSGFVIDLAYIGSNGISREFGLTTPDPVVADVKAKALEVSRRRVFMGHHGKFGASSFCRFAEIPDFETIITDTGLSTAEAHRYSLLGPQVIRV; from the coding sequence ATGCGTTCGGAGGAACGGCACCAGAAACTGCTGACCTTGGCCCGCCGGGAAGGCCGCATCGAAGTCGCGGGAATGGCAGCCGACTTCGGGGTCGCACCGGAGACCATCCGGCGGGATCTCAGCGAGCTGGAACGGCGTGGTCTGGTCCGGCGCACGCACGGCGGGGCCTATCCGGTCGAGAGCGCCGGTTTTGAGACGGACCTGGCCCGGCGGGTCACCCTGCACGTGGAGAACAAGCGCCGGATTGCGGCGGAGGGGGTGAGACTGCTCGGCGGAGCCGAGACGGTCTTCGTCGACGAGGGCTACACGCCGCAGATACTGGCGTCCCTGCTGCCCACCGACAGGCTGCTGACGGTGGTGACGGCCTCGCTGTCGACGGCGGCGGCGATAGCCGATTCGCCCAACACCACGGTGCTGCTGCTGGGCGGCCGGGTCCGAGCCCGGACACTGGCCACCGTGGGCTCGTGGGCGGCGGCCATGCTCTCCGGATTCGTCATCGATCTCGCCTACATCGGTTCGAACGGCATCTCACGGGAGTTCGGCCTCACCACTCCCGACCCCGTGGTGGCCGATGTGAAGGCCAAGGCCCTGGAGGTGTCGCGGCGACGCGTCTTCATGGGCCACCACGGCAAGTTCGGGGCCAGCAGCTTCTGCCGCTTCGCCGAGATTCCGGACTTCGAAACGATCATCACCGATACCGGCCTGTCCACGGCGGAGGCCCATCGCTACTCCCTGCTGGGCCCGCAGGTCATCCGGGTCTGA
- a CDS encoding helix-turn-helix transcriptional regulator, with translation MESAETRTPWQLVGREQETARLDALIGALPGRDSGQALTLHGRPGMGKTALLDGCAAGARAAGALVLRAAGVRTEASLPYSALHQALWSVQDELNEPREPNEVPCPQRAALRSALDTGDTSRADVFGLSTAVLALLRGSARERPVLLVLDDAHWFDPESRAAFGFLYRRLAGTRISLVAATADSADPLLDDARTVARSLGPLSRTDAAEMLDARHPALAPEARRRIIEAAGGSPLVLAELPGALSDAQLAGHEPLPALLPLGAPLRRVYGPLVEALPHEVRELLLLAALEARGSTRTVWAAYLHGWEAAGEALVTAEQAGVLRVVGERGRLEFTEPLLRSAVVAAAAPDRVRAAHRALASVLDHEPDEQVRHLTASAVGLDPAAAGALAAGAARAARHGFEHLALTAHSRAADLSGNLAERAELLALAAHSAGRAGRFALAADLLGQASAQAPLPEGPAFALAHAQLLAERDGDNRAAFQLLLGAFDSCGDGPGDGSGPRGAWRDALLTRLFSLAVLSGDAEQWHATASRLSTGPSWARLVKELSAPVTDGAPRNPARLDSAVKDLPADAGSAEVLRLAHLAVALDGLGPLRDRLRQVVGASERGGAVADCADALGTLGLDLLLGGRRDDAEEVTSRMRRLAEEHGLVLTARRAKAQSALIAAAGGNAGTARALIRELTAANSLSGQTSLMVHQASAWAALSEGAYAEAYAHALRASGTAADGAALSPLHPWVFLTLVESAVLTGRAHEGHMHLSAAQAAGLPQRSGRHLVLVAGARALLAPPQQAESLFETSVGSAERDRHPFECALLRLAFDRSGRTHGDGGDGVCEGAGGGSTGGGVLQAEVRTDAVRAVIRRPQQEHERADVTPLLPVPAGPPGNPAELTRQELQIGRLAASGLSNKEIGRRLYLSPRTVSTHLYNLFPKLGITSRASLYQKLSELGYHEESRPAEAAR, from the coding sequence ATGGAGTCCGCTGAGACGAGGACCCCCTGGCAACTGGTCGGCAGGGAACAGGAGACGGCCCGGCTCGACGCCCTCATAGGCGCACTGCCGGGTCGGGACTCCGGGCAGGCGCTGACGCTGCACGGCCGGCCGGGCATGGGCAAGACCGCTCTCCTCGACGGCTGCGCGGCCGGGGCCCGGGCCGCGGGGGCTCTCGTACTCCGGGCAGCGGGTGTCCGAACCGAGGCGTCCTTGCCGTACTCGGCACTGCACCAGGCCCTCTGGTCCGTGCAGGACGAGTTGAACGAACCGAGGGAACCGAACGAGGTGCCCTGCCCTCAGCGCGCCGCGCTCCGGTCCGCCCTCGACACGGGAGACACCTCCCGCGCCGATGTGTTCGGCCTTTCCACGGCGGTCCTCGCTCTGCTCCGGGGATCGGCCCGGGAGCGGCCCGTTCTTCTGGTTCTCGACGACGCCCACTGGTTCGACCCCGAGAGTCGTGCGGCGTTCGGATTCCTCTACCGCCGCCTGGCCGGCACGCGGATCTCCCTCGTAGCCGCGACGGCCGACAGCGCCGACCCGCTCCTCGACGACGCGCGGACCGTCGCGCGCTCCCTGGGCCCGCTGTCCCGTACCGACGCGGCGGAGATGCTCGACGCGCGGCACCCCGCGCTCGCCCCCGAGGCACGGCGCAGGATCATCGAAGCCGCTGGTGGCAGCCCTTTGGTGCTGGCCGAACTGCCCGGAGCCCTGTCCGACGCCCAGTTGGCCGGACACGAGCCGCTGCCCGCCCTCCTCCCCCTCGGCGCGCCCCTCCGCAGGGTGTACGGCCCCCTGGTGGAAGCCCTCCCTCACGAGGTACGGGAACTGCTTCTGCTGGCCGCCCTGGAGGCGCGCGGCAGTACGCGCACGGTGTGGGCCGCCTACCTCCACGGCTGGGAGGCCGCGGGTGAGGCGCTGGTGACCGCCGAGCAGGCCGGTGTCCTGCGGGTCGTCGGGGAGCGGGGGCGGCTCGAGTTCACCGAACCCCTGCTGCGGTCCGCGGTGGTCGCGGCGGCGGCGCCCGACCGGGTGCGGGCCGCGCACCGGGCGCTGGCCTCCGTGCTCGACCATGAACCGGACGAGCAGGTGCGGCACTTGACGGCTTCGGCCGTAGGACTCGATCCCGCCGCGGCGGGCGCGCTGGCGGCCGGGGCGGCCCGCGCGGCGCGGCACGGCTTCGAGCACTTGGCCCTCACGGCCCACAGCCGGGCGGCCGATCTGTCCGGGAACCTCGCCGAACGCGCCGAACTGCTGGCGCTCGCCGCCCACAGCGCCGGGCGGGCCGGGCGGTTCGCGCTCGCGGCGGATCTGCTGGGTCAGGCTTCGGCGCAGGCACCCCTGCCGGAGGGTCCGGCCTTCGCCCTCGCCCATGCGCAGCTGCTGGCCGAGCGGGACGGTGACAACCGGGCCGCCTTCCAACTGCTCCTGGGAGCCTTCGACTCGTGCGGCGACGGTCCGGGCGACGGCTCCGGCCCCCGGGGCGCCTGGCGCGACGCGCTGCTCACCCGGCTCTTCTCCCTCGCCGTGCTCTCGGGCGACGCGGAGCAGTGGCACGCGACCGCCTCCCGGCTGAGTACGGGGCCCTCCTGGGCCCGTCTCGTCAAGGAGCTTTCCGCGCCGGTCACCGACGGGGCCCCGCGGAACCCGGCGCGGCTCGACTCCGCCGTCAAGGATCTTCCCGCGGACGCCGGCAGCGCCGAAGTGCTGCGGCTCGCCCACCTCGCGGTCGCCCTGGACGGGCTGGGCCCGCTCCGGGACCGGCTGCGGCAGGTGGTCGGGGCAAGCGAACGGGGAGGGGCCGTCGCGGACTGCGCCGACGCGCTCGGCACCCTCGGGCTCGACCTCCTCCTCGGCGGCCGCCGGGACGACGCCGAGGAGGTCACCTCGCGGATGCGGCGGCTCGCCGAGGAGCACGGACTCGTCCTCACGGCCCGGCGCGCCAAGGCCCAGTCGGCCCTGATCGCGGCGGCAGGCGGGAACGCGGGGACGGCACGCGCGCTGATCCGCGAACTGACCGCGGCGAACAGCCTTTCCGGGCAGACATCCCTGATGGTCCACCAGGCGAGCGCCTGGGCCGCCCTGTCGGAGGGCGCGTACGCGGAGGCCTACGCCCACGCCCTGCGCGCCTCCGGGACGGCGGCGGACGGTGCCGCCCTGTCCCCCTTGCACCCGTGGGTCTTCCTGACCCTGGTGGAATCGGCCGTGCTGACCGGGCGAGCCCACGAGGGGCACATGCACCTGTCGGCGGCCCAGGCCGCGGGACTCCCCCAGCGCTCGGGACGGCACCTCGTCCTGGTCGCGGGCGCGCGCGCCCTTCTGGCCCCGCCGCAGCAGGCGGAGTCCCTCTTCGAGACCTCGGTGGGCTCGGCCGAGCGGGATCGGCACCCCTTCGAATGCGCCCTCCTGCGCCTGGCCTTCGACCGCAGCGGCCGCACTCACGGCGACGGGGGCGACGGGGTCTGCGAGGGTGCGGGTGGTGGCAGTACGGGTGGCGGCGTCCTGCAGGCCGAGGTGCGCACGGACGCGGTCCGTGCCGTCATCCGCCGACCGCAGCAGGAGCACGAGCGTGCGGACGTGACCCCGCTGCTACCCGTACCGGCGGGTCCGCCCGGTAATCCGGCCGAACTCACCCGACAGGAGCTGCAGATCGGCAGGCTGGCGGCATCAGGTCTGTCCAACAAGGAGATCGGCCGCAGGCTCTACCTCTCGCCGCGCACCGTGAGCACCCACCTGTACAACCTCTTCCCCAAGCTCGGCATCACCTCGCGGGCCTCCCTTTACCAAAAGCTCTCGGAGCTGGGCTACCACGAGGAGAGTCGGCCCGCCGAAGCGGCCCGCTGA
- a CDS encoding carbohydrate kinase family protein produces MTGGSRPMLVIGEALVDVLAPPTGARSSRPGGSAANVALGLSRLGHAVRLATRIGDDAPGRQIREHLEHSGVELAKGSVTGAPTSRAVARLAADGSATYEFDLTWNPDPAVVDGAYGSTPVHVHTGSLATALGPGNSLVVTAAKRLRAVATLSYDPNLRPALLSEPERERPGVERMVALSDVVKASSEDLAWLHPGVDPHLIAERWALTGPSLVVLTLGGEGATAFWRHGSYRLPPSPVDVVDTVGAGDAFMAGLLSGLLHTGLLGVGPADTTAAARSRRALRGATASARLPEALGPALTFAARVAALTCSRHGADPPTRRDLG; encoded by the coding sequence GTGACGGGCGGCTCGCGGCCGATGCTGGTCATCGGGGAGGCCCTCGTCGACGTCCTCGCCCCGCCGACCGGGGCGCGCAGCTCCCGGCCCGGGGGCAGCGCGGCGAACGTGGCCCTGGGCCTGTCCCGGCTCGGCCATGCGGTACGGCTCGCCACCCGCATCGGTGACGACGCTCCCGGCCGGCAGATCCGCGAACACCTCGAACACAGCGGGGTGGAGCTGGCGAAGGGATCCGTCACCGGCGCCCCCACTTCCCGCGCCGTCGCCCGCCTCGCCGCCGACGGCTCGGCCACGTACGAGTTCGACCTCACGTGGAACCCGGACCCGGCGGTGGTGGACGGGGCATACGGCTCCACGCCGGTCCATGTGCACACCGGCTCCCTCGCCACCGCCCTCGGCCCGGGCAACTCCCTGGTCGTCACCGCGGCCAAGAGGCTCCGGGCCGTGGCCACCCTCTCGTACGACCCCAACCTGCGGCCGGCGCTCCTGTCGGAGCCCGAGCGGGAGCGGCCCGGCGTCGAGCGGATGGTCGCCCTGAGCGACGTGGTCAAGGCAAGCTCCGAAGACCTGGCGTGGCTTCATCCCGGCGTGGATCCTCACCTCATCGCCGAGCGCTGGGCGCTGACGGGGCCCTCGCTCGTCGTCCTCACCCTCGGCGGGGAAGGCGCCACGGCGTTCTGGCGCCACGGCAGTTACCGACTGCCGCCGTCACCCGTGGACGTCGTGGACACGGTCGGGGCGGGCGACGCCTTCATGGCGGGACTGCTCAGCGGGTTGCTGCACACCGGCCTCCTGGGCGTCGGCCCGGCGGATACGACGGCCGCGGCGCGCTCCCGCCGCGCACTACGCGGGGCCACCGCCTCTGCCCGGCTCCCGGAGGCCCTCGGACCGGCCCTGACCTTCGCCGCCCGGGTGGCCGCCCTGACCTGCTCCCGCCACGGCGCGGACCCGCCGACGCGGCGCGATCTGGGATGA
- a CDS encoding ABC transporter substrate-binding protein, protein MFPVMNRRNTTSAAAVLLCGTLLAGCSGAGGAGGGSAARSINVLMVNNPQMADLQKLTADHFTKDTGIKVNFTVLPENDVRDKISQDFSSQAGQYDVATISNYETPIFAKNGWLAPLTERAKGDAEFDQADILPALEKSLTASGEIYAEPFYGESSFLMYRKDVLAAKNLTMPEHPTWQQVADLAAAADGAQPGMKGICLRGQPGWGEVMAPVTTVVNTMGGTWFDKDWNAKLDSPEFARAVGFYVDLVRAHGEAGAPQAGFTECLNDMTQGKVAMWYDATSAAGALEAAGSPVAGKLGYAPAPVEKTSSSGWLYTWAWGMQKASKNQDDAWKFISWASSSRYETLVGEQLGWSRLPAGKRTSTYVNPKYVEAAAAFAPATKEALSAADPANPGVQPRPAPGIQFVGIPEFTDLGTQVSQEISAAIAGKTSVEEALRNGQARAEAVAAKYRGR, encoded by the coding sequence ATGTTCCCCGTGATGAACAGAAGAAACACCACGAGTGCCGCCGCGGTCCTGCTGTGCGGCACGCTCCTCGCCGGCTGCTCGGGAGCGGGTGGAGCGGGCGGGGGTTCCGCCGCGCGCTCCATCAACGTCCTGATGGTCAACAACCCGCAGATGGCCGATCTCCAGAAGCTGACGGCCGACCACTTCACCAAGGACACCGGGATCAAGGTCAACTTCACGGTCCTGCCCGAGAACGACGTACGCGACAAGATCAGCCAGGACTTCTCCAGCCAGGCCGGCCAGTACGACGTCGCGACGATCAGCAACTACGAGACGCCGATCTTCGCCAAGAACGGCTGGCTCGCCCCCCTCACCGAACGGGCAAAGGGGGACGCGGAGTTCGATCAGGCGGACATCCTGCCGGCCCTGGAGAAGTCCCTCACCGCCTCCGGCGAGATCTACGCGGAGCCGTTCTACGGGGAATCGTCCTTCCTGATGTACCGAAAGGACGTCCTCGCCGCCAAGAACCTCACCATGCCCGAACACCCCACCTGGCAGCAGGTGGCCGACCTGGCCGCCGCCGCCGACGGCGCCCAGCCCGGAATGAAGGGCATCTGCCTGCGCGGCCAGCCCGGCTGGGGCGAGGTGATGGCCCCCGTCACCACCGTCGTGAACACCATGGGCGGCACCTGGTTCGACAAGGACTGGAACGCCAAGCTCGACAGCCCTGAATTCGCCCGCGCGGTCGGCTTCTACGTGGACCTGGTGCGCGCGCACGGAGAAGCCGGCGCACCCCAGGCGGGCTTCACCGAATGCCTCAACGACATGACCCAGGGCAAGGTGGCCATGTGGTATGACGCCACCTCGGCCGCAGGCGCTCTGGAGGCCGCCGGCTCACCGGTGGCCGGCAAGCTCGGCTACGCACCCGCGCCCGTGGAGAAGACCAGCAGTTCGGGATGGCTGTACACCTGGGCCTGGGGCATGCAGAAGGCGAGCAAGAACCAGGACGACGCCTGGAAGTTCATCTCATGGGCCTCCAGCTCGCGCTACGAGACCCTCGTCGGCGAACAGCTCGGCTGGTCCCGGCTCCCCGCGGGCAAGCGCACCTCGACCTACGTCAACCCGAAGTACGTCGAGGCCGCGGCCGCCTTCGCGCCGGCCACCAAGGAAGCCCTCTCCGCCGCCGACCCGGCGAACCCCGGCGTCCAGCCCCGCCCCGCACCCGGCATCCAGTTCGTCGGCATCCCCGAGTTCACCGACCTGGGCACGCAGGTGTCCCAGGAGATCAGCGCCGCCATCGCGGGCAAGACCAGCGTGGAAGAGGCCCTGCGCAACGGCCAGGCCCGGGCCGAGGCAGTGGCCGCCAAGTACCGGGGGCGATGA
- a CDS encoding carbohydrate ABC transporter permease, whose amino-acid sequence MVKAGGVRTDTRKYLPRRGIWGLLAWACGLLFFLPFAWMVLTSLHSEPDAATNPPSLGAGLTLQGYREFFGSGAGVTPWPPLINSLTASLASTLLVLALAVPAAYALSIKPVRKWTDVMFFFLSTKMLPAVAGLLPVYLIAQNTGLLDNVWLLVILYTSMNLPIAVWMMRSFLAEVPVEILEAASIDGAGLPTVLMRIVAPVAAPGIAATALISFIFSWNELLFARVLTGVVAGTAPVFLTGFVTSQGLFLAKVCAAAVCVSLPVLIAGFAAQDKLVQGLSLGAVK is encoded by the coding sequence ATGGTGAAGGCGGGCGGCGTGAGGACGGACACCCGGAAGTATCTGCCGCGCCGCGGCATCTGGGGCCTGCTCGCCTGGGCCTGCGGACTCCTCTTCTTCCTTCCGTTCGCCTGGATGGTGCTCACGTCCCTGCACAGCGAGCCGGACGCCGCCACCAACCCGCCCAGCCTGGGTGCCGGCCTCACCCTCCAGGGCTACCGCGAGTTCTTCGGGTCGGGCGCTGGCGTGACCCCCTGGCCGCCCCTGATCAACTCCCTCACCGCCAGCCTCGCCTCCACCCTCCTGGTACTCGCCCTCGCCGTACCGGCCGCGTACGCCCTGTCCATCAAGCCCGTGCGCAAGTGGACCGACGTCATGTTCTTCTTCCTCTCCACGAAGATGCTGCCGGCCGTCGCAGGGCTGCTCCCCGTCTACCTCATCGCCCAGAACACCGGCCTGCTCGACAACGTCTGGCTGCTCGTCATCCTCTACACCTCCATGAACCTGCCGATCGCGGTGTGGATGATGCGCTCCTTCCTCGCCGAAGTGCCCGTCGAGATCCTGGAAGCCGCGTCGATCGACGGCGCGGGACTGCCCACCGTGCTGATGCGCATCGTCGCCCCGGTGGCCGCCCCCGGGATCGCGGCCACCGCCCTGATCTCCTTCATCTTCAGCTGGAACGAGCTGCTGTTCGCCCGGGTGCTCACCGGGGTGGTCGCCGGAACCGCGCCCGTCTTCCTGACCGGCTTCGTCACCAGTCAGGGACTGTTCCTGGCCAAGGTGTGCGCCGCGGCCGTCTGCGTCTCCCTGCCGGTGCTCATCGCCGGATTCGCCGCCCAGGACAAACTGGTCCAGGGCCTGTCCCTTGGAGCAGTCAAGTGA
- a CDS encoding zinc-dependent alcohol dehydrogenase family protein, whose product MKAAVIHAPGTVSVETVDDPAPGPRDVVVKVAACGLCGTDLHILQGEFAPSLPLVPGHEFAGEVVATGSAVTELRAGDRVAVDPSLYCNECHYCRLGRNNLCERYAAIGVTTAGAAAEFAVAPVANCVKLPDHIRTQDAALIEPLSCAVRGYDVLSSRLARHVLIYGAGTMGLMMMELAKRTGASTVDIVDINAERLSTAHELGCTHTATAAAEIERPRGWDVVIDATGSERAIQDGLGRVARGGTYLQFGVADYAARAIIEPYRIYNQEITITGSMAVLHSYERAADLFAAGVLDPEVFISDRLPLADYAGALDQFQAGRGRKILVIP is encoded by the coding sequence GTGAAAGCCGCCGTGATCCACGCACCCGGCACCGTATCGGTCGAGACCGTCGACGATCCCGCCCCCGGCCCCCGCGACGTGGTCGTCAAGGTCGCGGCCTGCGGCCTGTGCGGCACCGATCTGCACATCCTCCAGGGCGAGTTCGCCCCCAGCCTGCCCCTGGTCCCGGGCCACGAGTTCGCGGGCGAGGTGGTCGCCACCGGCTCGGCGGTCACCGAGCTGCGCGCCGGCGACCGGGTGGCGGTCGACCCCTCCCTCTACTGCAACGAGTGCCACTACTGCCGGCTGGGCCGCAACAACCTGTGCGAGCGCTACGCCGCCATCGGCGTGACCACGGCCGGGGCCGCGGCCGAGTTCGCCGTCGCACCCGTAGCGAACTGCGTCAAGCTCCCCGACCACATCCGTACCCAGGACGCCGCCCTGATCGAGCCGCTGTCCTGCGCCGTGCGGGGATACGACGTGCTGAGCAGTCGCCTGGCCCGTCACGTACTCATCTACGGCGCGGGCACCATGGGCCTGATGATGATGGAACTGGCCAAGCGGACGGGGGCGTCCACGGTGGACATCGTGGACATCAACGCCGAACGACTCTCCACCGCACACGAGTTGGGCTGCACCCACACCGCAACCGCTGCGGCCGAGATCGAACGGCCGCGCGGCTGGGACGTGGTCATCGACGCCACCGGCAGCGAGCGGGCCATCCAGGACGGCCTCGGACGTGTCGCACGCGGCGGTACCTACCTCCAGTTCGGCGTGGCCGACTACGCGGCCCGCGCGATCATCGAGCCGTACCGCATCTACAACCAGGAGATCACCATCACCGGCTCGATGGCCGTCCTGCACAGCTACGAACGCGCCGCGGACCTCTTCGCCGCGGGCGTGCTCGATCCCGAGGTCTTCATCAGCGACCGCCTGCCCCTGGCCGACTACGCCGGTGCGCTCGACCAGTTCCAGGCGGGACGCGGCCGCAAGATCCTGGTCATACCGTGA
- a CDS encoding helix-turn-helix transcriptional regulator, whose protein sequence is MAVGPVLVRVVGGDPITDFAMAACLEQDARVEVLDPKGYARTQVVLALAFGVGGDTLTGIRRAVAEARSPGVPVVLVAESITEADRARVEALGLVGLVHRPQADADIVVRALLYGRDAQQGPPDGTRGPRGAGADTADAPPAEGPSGRGTDSHPRELDVLRLLSEGLSTAEISARLNYSQRTIKAIIQRILVRQGLRNRPNAVAYALRRNLL, encoded by the coding sequence ATGGCCGTGGGTCCGGTGCTGGTGAGAGTCGTCGGTGGTGACCCGATCACGGACTTCGCGATGGCGGCCTGTCTGGAGCAGGACGCCCGGGTCGAGGTACTCGACCCCAAGGGGTACGCGCGGACCCAGGTGGTCCTCGCGCTGGCCTTCGGCGTGGGCGGGGACACCCTGACAGGGATCCGCCGCGCGGTGGCCGAAGCTCGGTCTCCCGGGGTACCGGTCGTTCTGGTCGCCGAGTCGATCACCGAGGCCGACCGGGCGCGCGTCGAGGCGCTCGGGCTCGTGGGCCTCGTCCACCGGCCCCAGGCGGACGCCGACATCGTCGTACGGGCCCTGCTCTACGGCCGTGACGCGCAGCAGGGGCCTCCCGACGGGACTCGCGGTCCGCGCGGAGCCGGCGCGGACACCGCGGACGCCCCGCCGGCGGAAGGGCCGTCCGGTCGGGGGACGGACTCGCACCCGCGTGAACTCGACGTGCTGCGACTGCTGTCGGAGGGACTGAGCACCGCGGAGATCTCGGCCCGGCTCAACTACTCCCAGCGCACGATCAAAGCCATCATCCAGCGCATCCTCGTACGACAGGGCCTGCGCAATCGTCCGAATGCCGTGGCGTACGCGCTGCGCCGCAATCTTCTGTGA
- a CDS encoding carbohydrate ABC transporter permease, whose translation MAAPPLTRPATTVGRRAPGRGAAGPPRRRPPGAWSRRAPLLPALIFLIVVTQLPFVGTLVISFMRWNALDPDDRGFGGLSNYKAAITDPDLRAALLTTVVLTAVVVLVSLLLGLGLALLLDRRFWGRGVVRTMLITPFLIVPVAAALLWKHALYNASYGFINGSLTWLWSLFGSDGAPQPDWMSALPLVAVEVSLIWQWTPFMTLILLAGLQSRPPDIVEAARVDGAGTWQVFRHLTFPHLRRYLELSALLGSIYVVQNFDAVFTLTSGGLGTANLPYTVYATFYQAHDYGQASAEGVIIVVCTMAIATFALRTVSSLFKEETL comes from the coding sequence ATGGCCGCACCGCCCCTCACCCGTCCCGCCACCACCGTGGGACGGCGGGCGCCAGGACGGGGGGCGGCCGGCCCCCCGCGCCGCCGCCCGCCCGGCGCCTGGTCCCGCCGCGCACCCCTGCTGCCCGCCCTGATCTTCCTGATCGTCGTCACCCAACTGCCGTTCGTCGGCACCCTGGTGATCTCCTTCATGCGCTGGAACGCGCTCGACCCGGACGACCGGGGGTTCGGCGGGCTCTCCAACTACAAGGCCGCGATCACCGACCCCGACCTGCGCGCGGCCCTGCTGACCACCGTCGTCCTCACGGCCGTCGTGGTCCTCGTGAGCCTCCTGCTCGGGCTGGGGCTCGCGCTCCTCCTCGACCGGAGGTTCTGGGGGAGGGGCGTCGTACGCACCATGCTCATCACCCCGTTCCTCATCGTCCCCGTCGCCGCGGCCCTGCTGTGGAAGCACGCGCTGTACAACGCCTCGTACGGATTCATCAACGGGTCCCTGACCTGGCTGTGGTCCCTCTTCGGCAGCGACGGCGCCCCCCAGCCCGACTGGATGTCCGCGCTGCCGCTCGTCGCCGTCGAGGTGTCGCTGATCTGGCAGTGGACCCCGTTCATGACGCTCATCCTGCTCGCGGGACTGCAGAGCCGCCCGCCGGACATCGTCGAGGCGGCCCGCGTCGACGGAGCGGGCACCTGGCAGGTCTTCCGCCACCTCACCTTCCCCCACCTGCGCCGCTACCTCGAACTGTCCGCCCTGCTCGGCAGCATCTACGTGGTCCAGAACTTCGACGCCGTCTTCACCCTCACCTCCGGCGGGCTCGGCACCGCCAACCTGCCCTACACCGTGTACGCGACGTTCTACCAGGCACACGACTACGGCCAGGCGTCCGCCGAGGGAGTGATCATCGTGGTCTGCACGATGGCCATCGCCACCTTCGCGCTGCGCACGGTGTCGTCCCTGTTCAAGGAGGAGACGCTGTGA